One genomic region from Mesorhizobium terrae encodes:
- a CDS encoding regulatory protein GemA, whose translation MNTLAAIHVARRQLGLDEDTYRALALRVTGKASAGAMNATERGRLLEALRRHGFKGAKRGLEGPFARKLQALWISAWHLGLVRDRTDAALLDFVRRQTGIDHTRFLVDPVDAAKAIDALKAWTAREGGVDWKLGASMPAWQRLPGAKIVIAQWSTLERAGLVEPGFRAFAAYVQDHAFNPIDRMSPKEWAGVMATLGTRLRKVTRR comes from the coding sequence GTGAACACCCTTGCCGCAATCCATGTCGCCCGCAGGCAGCTGGGCCTCGACGAGGACACTTATCGTGCACTCGCGCTGCGCGTCACCGGCAAAGCTTCGGCCGGCGCCATGAATGCCACCGAGCGCGGACGGCTTCTGGAGGCGTTGCGCCGGCACGGCTTCAAGGGCGCGAAAAGAGGGCTTGAAGGCCCGTTCGCGCGCAAGCTGCAGGCCTTGTGGATCTCGGCCTGGCATCTCGGCCTGGTGCGCGACCGTACAGACGCAGCGCTGCTCGATTTCGTCCGGCGCCAGACCGGCATCGACCACACACGCTTCCTGGTCGATCCGGTGGACGCGGCCAAGGCGATCGACGCGCTGAAGGCCTGGACGGCGCGCGAAGGCGGCGTCGACTGGAAGCTCGGCGCTTCGATGCCGGCCTGGCAAAGGCTGCCCGGCGCCAAGATCGTCATCGCGCAATGGTCGACGCTGGAAAGAGCCGGCCTGGTCGAGCCGGGTTTCAGGGCCTTCGCGGCCTATGTCCAGGACCATGCCTTCAACCCGATCGACAGGATGAGCCCGAAGGAATGGGCCGGCGTTATGGCGACGCTCGGCACGCGGCTGCGCAAGGTTACCCGGCGATGA
- a CDS encoding glycoside hydrolase family 108 protein: MTIPMPASAGMAAARGGAHAPGRFQPPEPPAMRQNFEASLKLTLKHEGEWADHPRDPGGATMKGITLATYRRFVPNATKTALRNIAPAMVARIYRLDYWDKVGADRLATGVDLATFDAGVMSGPGRAKKWLAASLGGADHQTVKMLCGKRLGFVRSLAIWRSFGGGWGKRIAAIEARGVAWALAASLPGHEVKAALADEHRAAQAKARTRAAGSGGTGAATAGGGGDLMLNPGHAEQLAGWSIAALLAAGMLVALVFAVRAVLHRQRAAAYRAEIEAMGDA; the protein is encoded by the coding sequence ATGACGATACCGATGCCCGCCTCGGCGGGCATGGCTGCCGCGCGCGGCGGCGCCCATGCTCCAGGCCGTTTCCAGCCGCCGGAGCCGCCCGCCATGCGCCAGAATTTCGAGGCCAGTCTCAAACTTACACTGAAGCATGAGGGCGAATGGGCCGACCATCCGCGCGACCCCGGCGGCGCCACCATGAAGGGCATCACGCTCGCCACCTATCGGCGTTTCGTGCCCAACGCCACCAAGACCGCCCTGCGCAACATCGCGCCGGCCATGGTCGCGCGCATCTACCGGCTCGACTATTGGGACAAGGTCGGGGCCGACCGGCTGGCCACCGGCGTCGATCTTGCTACTTTCGATGCCGGCGTGATGAGCGGGCCGGGGCGGGCGAAAAAATGGCTGGCCGCCTCGCTCGGCGGCGCCGACCACCAGACGGTGAAGATGCTTTGCGGCAAGCGCCTCGGTTTCGTGCGTTCGCTCGCCATCTGGCGCAGTTTCGGCGGCGGCTGGGGCAAACGCATCGCGGCGATCGAGGCCAGGGGCGTCGCCTGGGCGCTGGCCGCCTCGCTCCCCGGTCACGAGGTCAAGGCGGCGCTCGCCGACGAACACAGGGCGGCGCAGGCCAAGGCAAGGACACGCGCGGCCGGTAGCGGCGGCACCGGTGCTGCGACGGCCGGCGGAGGCGGCGACCTCATGCTTAATCCCGGTCATGCCGAGCAGCTCGCCGGCTGGTCGATCGCAGCACTTCTGGCGGCCGGCATGCTGGTGGCGCTGGTCTTCGCCGTTCGCGCCGTCCTGCATCGCCAGCGCGCCGCCGCCTATCGCGCCGAGATCGAAGCGATGGGGGATGCCTGA
- a CDS encoding DUF2730 family protein: protein MPETVSEWLSFALSFIALAVIVYGWFTSGEKTIARDLDGHKETSAKALTAIDAGLDAHERRIQALETELKHLPDREQAHRLELAMVELTGSMTAMDERLSGRIDALSERLQPVQAIASRLQELELERKR, encoded by the coding sequence ATGCCGGAGACCGTGAGCGAATGGCTGTCCTTCGCGCTGTCCTTCATCGCGCTCGCCGTCATCGTCTATGGCTGGTTCACCTCCGGCGAGAAGACGATCGCCAGGGATCTCGACGGCCACAAGGAGACAAGCGCCAAGGCGCTGACCGCCATCGACGCGGGGCTCGATGCGCATGAGCGCCGCATCCAGGCGCTGGAGACCGAACTGAAACATCTGCCCGACCGCGAGCAGGCGCACCGACTGGAGCTCGCCATGGTCGAGCTGACCGGTTCGATGACGGCGATGGACGAACGCCTGTCCGGCCGCATCGACGCGTTGAGCGAACGGTTGCAGCCGGTGCAGGCGATCGCGTCGCGGTTGCAGGAGCTGGAACTCGAGAGGAAACGATGA